In a single window of the Candidatus Methylacidiphilales bacterium genome:
- a CDS encoding serine/threonine-protein kinase, translating to MNAPDSMPSPSANALWIAGRYRLLAPIGVGGLGVVYSGWDHELNRPVAVKRLKERPDASLHALIEESFNEGRALASLRHPHVVRFYDFGIDKAGPYFVMERIDGETLHERIQGPPVSVNEFCQIARMSLEGLAAAHRLGIIHLDMKPSNIILHPTSDGRPSLKLLDFGLSKLHRDVPHEPDQTGSVYGTYLYVAPEQVTLRPLGPRTDLYSLGHVLYHLLARQPAFFGPSVPEVLAMHVNQDAPSILNIRPDMGTGLAIWLHQLMQRDPARRPESAEEAILQLSRSERTAAAAAAEQDTSFLRRVTNQAATSASDWIGAKLGRGKKKTD from the coding sequence TTGAACGCACCGGATTCCATGCCCAGTCCTTCGGCCAACGCGTTGTGGATCGCGGGGCGTTACCGCCTGTTGGCCCCGATCGGGGTGGGTGGACTGGGGGTGGTCTATTCTGGCTGGGACCACGAATTGAACCGGCCGGTGGCGGTCAAACGGTTGAAAGAGCGGCCGGATGCCTCGCTGCATGCCCTGATCGAGGAATCTTTCAACGAGGGCCGGGCCCTGGCCAGCCTCCGCCATCCCCATGTGGTCCGGTTCTACGATTTTGGGATCGACAAGGCCGGGCCTTATTTTGTCATGGAGCGGATTGATGGGGAAACACTGCACGAGCGCATCCAGGGTCCGCCGGTTTCCGTGAATGAATTCTGCCAGATTGCACGGATGTCCCTCGAGGGTTTGGCCGCGGCACACCGTCTGGGGATCATCCATCTGGATATGAAGCCCTCCAACATCATCCTGCACCCGACTTCGGATGGGAGACCCAGCCTCAAGCTCCTGGATTTTGGCTTGTCCAAGCTCCACCGGGATGTGCCGCATGAACCGGACCAGACGGGATCGGTGTATGGCACTTACCTGTATGTGGCTCCTGAACAGGTGACGCTGAGGCCTTTGGGCCCGCGCACCGACCTCTATTCCCTCGGGCATGTGCTTTACCACCTCCTGGCCCGCCAGCCGGCTTTTTTCGGTCCTTCGGTTCCGGAAGTTTTGGCCATGCACGTGAATCAGGATGCGCCTTCCATTCTGAACATCCGGCCCGACATGGGGACCGGGCTGGCGATCTGGTTGCACCAATTGATGCAGCGGGACCCGGCCCGGCGACCGGAAAGCGCGGAAGAGGCCATCCTGCAATTGTCCCGTTCGGAACGCACCGCGGCGGCTGCGGCGGCCGAGCAGGACACTTCCTTCCTCCGTCGTGTCACCAATCAAGCCGCCACCTCGGCCTCGGATTGGATCGGGGCCAAGCTTGGCCGGGGCAAAAAAAAGACTGATTAG
- a CDS encoding serine/threonine-protein kinase, with the protein MEVASQPWVRGRYRVLHAVGAGGLGSVSYAWDEELQRAVAIKRLFQRSEDTTRALEEAWQEARTLAAIQNPHILTLFDFGTDDQGPYFIMEFLEGETLDRALERGPLNLADAVEMARQVLEGLSAAHGKGILHLDLKPSNLMLQRTASGKLHAKILDFGLARFQKQIDISGPPQGESGGVMGTVYYISPEHLESGALGPQTDLYALGHVLYQSLVGRPAFTGHSIQEVVAHHLESEPASVREYRPDVGPQLADWLHSLMKRLPSDRPADAMEALNHLRRLDALNLTSSRPVLSVAVEPASSPRSGIRPWVAGGVALLLLGSVAGWKMTQPVSSELASSGRIDPPPQQKQTPLPRASRPGVQPLFPPAVAGDRSVTPTAPGPEERAFAADHLAALRERIGQEVVVRGKIVKSGQNRDDSVRYLNFTADYQQSIGLVFFVSDQPVDFSAEKLAEYVGREIEVRGAVQEYRGALQIRVRTPEQIRVTRP; encoded by the coding sequence GTGGAAGTTGCCTCCCAACCATGGGTCCGGGGCCGCTACCGCGTCCTGCATGCCGTGGGGGCGGGTGGTTTGGGCTCTGTCAGTTATGCCTGGGATGAAGAACTCCAGCGGGCGGTGGCGATCAAGCGGCTCTTCCAAAGGAGCGAAGACACGACCCGGGCATTGGAGGAAGCCTGGCAGGAGGCCCGCACCTTGGCGGCGATCCAGAACCCCCACATCCTGACATTGTTTGATTTTGGCACCGATGACCAGGGGCCCTACTTCATCATGGAGTTTCTGGAGGGCGAAACCCTCGACCGGGCTTTGGAGCGGGGGCCGCTGAACCTGGCTGATGCGGTGGAAATGGCCCGGCAGGTATTGGAAGGACTGAGCGCGGCCCATGGGAAGGGCATCCTGCACCTCGACCTCAAGCCCTCGAACCTGATGCTCCAGCGCACCGCGTCGGGAAAACTGCATGCCAAGATCCTTGATTTCGGTCTGGCGCGCTTCCAAAAACAGATCGATATTTCGGGGCCGCCACAGGGCGAAAGTGGCGGGGTGATGGGCACCGTCTATTACATCAGCCCCGAGCATCTGGAGAGCGGAGCCCTCGGGCCGCAGACCGACCTCTATGCGTTGGGGCATGTGCTTTACCAGTCTTTGGTCGGGCGGCCCGCTTTCACGGGCCACTCGATCCAGGAAGTGGTGGCCCATCATCTGGAATCGGAACCGGCCTCGGTGCGGGAATACCGGCCCGATGTCGGTCCCCAGTTGGCGGATTGGTTGCACAGCCTGATGAAACGCCTTCCCTCCGACCGGCCGGCCGATGCCATGGAAGCCCTCAACCACTTGAGGCGGTTGGACGCCTTGAATCTGACGTCGTCCCGCCCGGTGCTTTCCGTGGCGGTGGAGCCAGCGTCCTCTCCGCGGAGCGGGATCCGGCCATGGGTGGCCGGAGGAGTTGCCCTTCTTCTCCTGGGAAGCGTTGCGGGCTGGAAAATGACGCAACCGGTATCCTCTGAGTTGGCTTCCTCCGGGCGGATCGATCCGCCGCCCCAACAGAAACAGACCCCACTACCCCGTGCTTCCAGGCCCGGGGTTCAGCCGCTCTTCCCGCCGGCTGTGGCCGGGGACAGGTCCGTGACCCCAACGGCTCCTGGTCCGGAGGAGAGGGCTTTTGCAGCGGATCATCTGGCCGCCCTCCGAGAGCGCATCGGACAGGAGGTGGTGGTTCGGGGCAAGATCGTCAAGTCGGGGCAGAACCGCGACGACAGCGTGCGGTATCTGAATTTTACGGCCGATTACCAGCAGTCGATTGGCCTGGTTTTTTTTGTCAGTGACCAGCCGGTGGATTTTTCCGCGGAAAAGCTGGCGGAATATGTCGGCAGGGAGATCGAGGTCCGGGGAGCGGTGCAGGAGTATCGCGGGGCCCTGCAGATCCGGGTCCGCACACCGGAGCAGATCCGTGTGACCAGGCCTTGA
- a CDS encoding HAD family phosphatase, translating to MEHRWAALFDWDGVIVDSSRAHRISWEQLALEEERVLPEDHFERSFGMKNARIIPELLEWSREPAEIKRLSNRKEALYREIIREEGIEALPGVGALLGSLRDAGVPCVVGSSTDRENIVTILGMLGLRNAFDGMVTSEDVTLGKPHPEVFLKAAALAGVEPGRCVVFEDAPVGIQAARAADMKVVALASSHPRERLEGADRVVAHLGEVDLTMLLGLWPGEL from the coding sequence ATGGAACATCGTTGGGCCGCATTGTTTGATTGGGACGGGGTCATCGTGGATTCGTCGCGGGCCCACCGGATTTCTTGGGAGCAACTGGCGCTGGAAGAGGAGCGGGTCCTGCCGGAAGATCATTTTGAAAGGAGCTTCGGAATGAAGAACGCGCGGATCATTCCGGAATTGCTGGAATGGAGCCGCGAGCCGGCAGAGATCAAGCGGCTGTCCAACCGGAAGGAGGCCTTATACCGGGAGATCATCCGCGAGGAGGGGATTGAAGCGCTGCCGGGCGTGGGAGCCTTGCTGGGGTCGCTGCGTGATGCCGGGGTGCCCTGTGTGGTGGGTTCTTCCACCGACCGGGAGAACATCGTGACCATCCTGGGGATGTTGGGATTGCGAAATGCCTTCGATGGGATGGTGACCTCGGAGGATGTCACTTTGGGCAAGCCGCATCCGGAGGTATTCCTCAAGGCGGCGGCACTGGCCGGGGTGGAACCGGGACGGTGTGTGGTTTTTGAGGATGCCCCGGTCGGCATCCAGGCCGCGCGGGCGGCGGACATGAAGGTGGTGGCCTTGGCCTCTTCCCATCCCCGGGAACGGTTGGAAGGGGCCGACCGGGTGGTGGCTCATTTGGGGGAAGTCGATCTGACGATGCTCCTCGGGCTTTGGCCGGGGGAATTGTGA
- a CDS encoding pyridoxal phosphate-dependent aminotransferase: MDTAERVQKLTPSLTLAIDAKAKALKAKGVDVIGFGAGEPDMDTPEHIKAAAMGSLDAGFTKYTPSSGIPELREAIAEKLKKDNGLDYEPSQIIVTCGAKHACFNALLATINPGDEVLIPAPYWLSYPEMVKLVGGEPVIVPTSAENHYKITPDLFREYTSPLTKMIILNTPGNPTGTIYTENELAALVEVALDDDIQILSDEIYEKLIYDGAKHVSVASFSNEVYNSTIVVNGFSKPYAMTGWRLGYLAAPKDVAAKIDSLQSHSTSNPTSFAQKGALAAYKGPQDCVEEMRAEFDKRRLRMCELLDGISSLAYVKPQGAFYVLVDISRSGQSSVQFAEKLLEDQKVAVVPGVAFGDDKTIRLSYATSMENIEEGLKRLKKFVS, translated from the coding sequence ATGGATACAGCAGAACGCGTGCAAAAATTGACCCCTTCCCTCACCCTGGCCATTGATGCCAAGGCCAAAGCCCTCAAAGCCAAGGGGGTCGACGTCATCGGGTTCGGTGCCGGTGAACCCGACATGGACACCCCGGAACACATCAAAGCCGCCGCCATGGGCTCCCTCGATGCCGGCTTCACCAAATACACCCCCTCCTCCGGCATCCCCGAACTCCGCGAAGCCATCGCCGAAAAACTCAAAAAGGACAACGGCCTCGACTACGAACCTTCCCAGATCATCGTCACCTGCGGGGCCAAGCACGCCTGCTTCAACGCCCTCCTCGCCACCATCAACCCCGGTGACGAAGTCCTCATCCCCGCCCCCTACTGGTTGAGCTACCCTGAAATGGTCAAACTGGTCGGCGGCGAACCGGTCATCGTCCCCACCTCGGCGGAAAACCACTACAAGATCACCCCCGATCTTTTCCGCGAATACACCAGCCCGCTGACCAAGATGATCATCCTAAACACTCCGGGCAACCCCACCGGGACGATCTACACCGAAAACGAACTCGCCGCCCTGGTCGAAGTCGCCCTCGACGACGACATCCAGATCCTCTCCGACGAGATCTACGAAAAGCTCATCTACGACGGGGCCAAGCACGTCTCCGTGGCCAGCTTCAGCAACGAGGTCTACAACAGCACGATCGTGGTCAACGGCTTCAGCAAGCCCTACGCCATGACCGGCTGGCGCCTCGGCTATCTCGCGGCCCCCAAGGACGTGGCCGCCAAGATCGATTCCCTCCAGAGCCACAGCACCTCCAACCCGACCTCCTTCGCCCAAAAAGGCGCCCTGGCCGCCTACAAGGGACCCCAGGACTGCGTCGAAGAGATGCGGGCGGAATTCGACAAGCGCCGCCTGCGCATGTGCGAATTGCTCGACGGCATTTCCTCCCTGGCTTACGTCAAACCACAGGGTGCCTTCTACGTCCTCGTCGACATCAGCCGCAGCGGCCAATCCTCGGTCCAATTCGCGGAAAAACTGCTGGAAGACCAAAAAGTCGCCGTCGTCCCCGGCGTGGCCTTCGGCGATGACAAGACCATCCGCCTCTCCTACGCCACGAGCATGGAAAATATCGAGGAAGGCCTCAAGCGCCTGAAGAAGTTCGTCAGCTGA
- a CDS encoding extracellular solute-binding protein — MTIPCHSIRAQDELIIVSPHWEGIQYEFGVAFPAWYQARTGRSITVRWRDMGGTSQIEKALDATYKATPHTCGIDVFFGGGIDPFESQKAKGQLAPFKLPDEILREIPTHIGGFPIVDPDFTFYGAALSSFGILENRRVTRTVGLPPVETWEDLGQPALEGWVSSADPRKSGSVHMIYEIILQAYGWEKGWDVIYRMSGNVKSFLQTSSSPTKEVTTGDAAYAVSIDINGMTQQAFVGKDNVRFTIPRGVSVINPDGIAILKGAPHRDAAEAFLIFAMSAPGQNLWMKPTGSPGGATRFGITRMGVLPRDYQGDLTDLLVPLNPFAIDYPFHYDSPMGSKRWNVVNALIGQGVIDVHSHLRAAWRHLLTLPEPLRGPALAEFTRPLISEAEATELAAVWRKDKLRARRLENEWMARSVERFKKLSAVSPQPSANKTMALKLLPPVSPPQPALAESRQPTADSLTP, encoded by the coding sequence GTGACAATCCCGTGTCACTCGATCCGAGCACAAGACGAACTCATCATCGTTTCTCCCCACTGGGAAGGCATCCAATATGAGTTCGGGGTCGCCTTCCCCGCTTGGTATCAGGCGCGCACCGGTCGTTCCATCACCGTCCGCTGGCGGGACATGGGCGGCACATCGCAGATTGAAAAAGCCCTCGACGCCACGTACAAAGCCACTCCCCACACCTGCGGCATTGATGTCTTCTTCGGCGGCGGTATCGATCCCTTTGAAAGCCAGAAAGCCAAGGGGCAACTGGCCCCCTTCAAACTCCCCGACGAGATCCTCCGGGAAATCCCCACCCACATCGGCGGCTTCCCCATCGTTGATCCCGATTTCACTTTCTATGGCGCCGCCCTGTCCTCGTTCGGCATCCTGGAAAACCGCCGGGTGACCCGGACGGTCGGCCTCCCCCCGGTGGAGACCTGGGAGGACCTCGGCCAGCCCGCACTCGAGGGTTGGGTCAGCTCGGCCGACCCCCGCAAGAGCGGCAGCGTGCACATGATCTACGAGATCATCCTCCAGGCCTACGGATGGGAGAAGGGCTGGGACGTCATCTATCGCATGAGCGGCAATGTCAAATCCTTCCTCCAAACCAGCTCCTCCCCCACCAAAGAAGTCACCACCGGCGACGCCGCCTACGCGGTTTCCATCGATATCAACGGCATGACCCAACAAGCCTTTGTCGGCAAGGACAACGTCCGCTTCACCATCCCCCGGGGCGTCTCGGTCATCAACCCCGACGGCATCGCCATTCTCAAGGGTGCCCCCCACCGCGATGCCGCCGAGGCCTTCCTCATCTTCGCCATGTCCGCGCCCGGCCAGAACCTCTGGATGAAACCCACCGGCTCACCCGGCGGCGCCACCCGCTTTGGCATCACCCGCATGGGGGTGCTCCCCCGCGACTACCAGGGCGACCTGACCGATCTGCTCGTCCCCCTCAACCCCTTTGCCATCGACTACCCCTTCCATTACGACTCCCCCATGGGCAGCAAGCGCTGGAACGTGGTCAACGCCCTGATCGGCCAAGGGGTCATCGATGTCCACTCCCACCTCCGCGCCGCTTGGCGCCACCTCCTCACCCTCCCGGAGCCCCTGCGAGGCCCTGCCCTGGCGGAATTCACCCGCCCGCTCATCAGCGAGGCCGAAGCGACAGAACTGGCCGCCGTCTGGCGCAAAGACAAGCTCCGCGCCCGACGTCTGGAAAACGAATGGATGGCCCGCTCGGTCGAACGATTCAAGAAGCTATCGGCTGTCAGCCCTCAGCCGTCAGCCAACAAAACAATGGCGCTGAAACTCCTTCCACCCGTCTCTCCCCCACAACCTGCCTTGGCTGAAAGCCGACAGCCGACAGCCGACAGCCTCACACCATGA
- a CDS encoding ABC transporter ATP-binding protein, with protein MKITLSQIVKRFGTTTIVDHVSAEIQDGEMFFLLGSSGCGKTTLLRMLAGFYHPEEGDIHFGDRRMNAVPPHERNTALVFQNYAVWPHMTVFENVAYGLRVRKTPEAELKTRVNDALAQVKMAALADRKPASLSGGQQQRVALARAMVVRPDLLLFDEPLSNLDAKLRIELREEIKKIHAATRITSVYVTHDQEEALSLADRIAVMNAGKIQQIGTPQDIYNRPANAFVASFIGEINLFPASSAIAQKLAPGADGQVGFRPEKVSVHPDGLPGKVVFSSYLGSKNQVTVKMDTAEEVKAWLPDYHAEGSTLRLRVEEKDLLKFVS; from the coding sequence ATGAAAATCACCCTCTCCCAAATCGTCAAACGCTTCGGCACCACCACCATCGTCGACCACGTCAGCGCCGAGATCCAGGACGGCGAGATGTTCTTCCTTCTCGGTTCCTCAGGCTGCGGCAAGACCACCCTCCTGCGCATGCTGGCCGGATTCTACCACCCCGAGGAGGGCGACATCCACTTTGGCGACCGCCGGATGAACGCGGTCCCCCCGCACGAGCGCAACACCGCCCTCGTCTTCCAAAACTACGCCGTCTGGCCCCACATGACCGTCTTCGAAAACGTGGCCTACGGCCTGCGCGTCCGCAAAACCCCGGAGGCCGAGCTAAAAACCCGCGTCAACGACGCCCTGGCCCAGGTGAAGATGGCCGCCCTGGCCGACCGCAAACCCGCCTCACTCTCCGGCGGCCAGCAACAACGCGTCGCCCTGGCCCGGGCCATGGTGGTCCGGCCCGACCTCCTGCTCTTCGACGAACCCCTCTCCAACCTCGACGCCAAGCTGCGGATCGAGCTGCGCGAGGAAATCAAAAAAATCCACGCCGCCACCCGCATCACCAGCGTCTACGTCACCCACGACCAGGAGGAAGCCCTCTCTCTGGCCGACCGCATCGCGGTCATGAACGCCGGAAAAATCCAGCAGATCGGCACGCCGCAGGACATCTACAACCGCCCGGCCAATGCCTTCGTCGCTTCTTTCATCGGCGAGATCAACCTCTTCCCCGCCTCCTCGGCCATCGCCCAGAAACTCGCCCCCGGGGCAGACGGCCAGGTCGGCTTCCGGCCGGAAAAAGTGTCCGTCCATCCCGACGGCCTCCCGGGAAAGGTTGTCTTCTCCTCCTATCTCGGCAGCAAGAACCAGGTCACGGTGAAAATGGACACCGCCGAGGAAGTGAAAGCCTGGCTCCCCGACTACCATGCCGAGGGTTCCACGCTGCGTCTCCGTGTTGAAGAAAAAGACCTCCTTAAATTTGTTTCCTGA
- a CDS encoding iron ABC transporter permease, which yields MKKLLLPFLVLFFGLFLIYPVGYLLQGAFFIEAGGSRTFTLDYFRIIFENPFYRECFTNSLLIACWSTFFTLLIAVPLAYFFLRCDFPGKALLGGAMLLPLILPPFVGAIGLKQFFSRFGSLNLLLSQCRLVDLKHPPDWFGEGGFAGIILLQVLHLYPIMYLSVQAALANLDPSLRDAARNLGAGGSRIFRTVTLPLALPGIFAGSTLVFVAAFTDLGVPLMFEFQTTVPTQIFNLVTQADNPLGYALVVITLILVSLLFLLGKKLGEGNYAMLGRSASYDDIHRLSPAKGWFMTAAVALLIGVSLLPHLGVIIQSFSAKWFFSVFPSEWSAAYYGEIFRTDLTSLSIKNSLIYAVSSASLDLVLGFCVAYMLARENFRGKNLLDIMAMIPLALPGLVLAFAYFVAFSRPVFPESWTDWNAAWLTLFDPRKNPTLLLVIAYAIHRLPYIVRAAYAGFQQTHVSLEEASANLGATPWKTLLQISLPLLSANLIAGTILTFSFAMLDVSNGMILAQETVFYPVTKAVYMLMGRITPTAPSIACALGVLAMGLLAACLFGASKLLGQKMGQLFKA from the coding sequence ATGAAAAAACTCCTCCTCCCCTTCCTTGTCCTCTTCTTTGGACTCTTCCTCATCTACCCGGTGGGCTATCTCCTCCAGGGCGCGTTCTTCATCGAGGCCGGAGGCTCCCGCACGTTCACCCTCGATTACTTCCGCATCATCTTCGAGAACCCCTTCTACCGCGAATGTTTCACCAACAGCCTGCTCATCGCTTGCTGGTCCACCTTCTTCACCCTGCTCATCGCCGTCCCCCTGGCCTACTTTTTCCTCCGATGCGACTTCCCCGGGAAGGCACTCCTGGGCGGGGCCATGCTCCTGCCCCTCATTCTTCCCCCCTTTGTCGGCGCCATCGGTTTGAAACAATTCTTCTCCCGCTTCGGCAGCCTCAATCTCCTCTTGAGCCAATGCAGGCTGGTCGACCTGAAACATCCGCCGGATTGGTTCGGCGAGGGTGGTTTCGCCGGCATCATCCTGCTCCAGGTCCTGCACCTCTACCCGATCATGTATCTCAGCGTGCAGGCCGCCCTGGCCAACCTCGACCCCAGCCTGCGCGATGCCGCCCGCAACCTCGGGGCTGGTGGCTCCCGTATCTTCCGCACCGTCACGCTGCCCCTCGCCCTGCCCGGGATCTTCGCCGGATCAACATTGGTCTTCGTCGCCGCCTTCACCGACCTCGGTGTTCCCCTGATGTTCGAGTTCCAGACCACCGTCCCGACGCAAATCTTCAACCTCGTCACCCAAGCCGACAACCCCCTCGGCTACGCCCTCGTGGTCATCACCCTCATCCTGGTCTCCCTCCTCTTCCTCCTCGGGAAAAAGCTCGGCGAGGGCAATTACGCCATGTTGGGACGGAGCGCCAGCTACGATGACATCCACCGCCTCTCCCCCGCCAAAGGGTGGTTCATGACCGCCGCCGTCGCTCTCTTGATCGGGGTTTCCCTCCTGCCCCACCTAGGGGTCATCATCCAGTCTTTCTCGGCCAAGTGGTTCTTCAGTGTCTTCCCCTCGGAATGGTCCGCTGCCTACTACGGCGAAATCTTCCGCACCGACCTGACTTCGCTCAGCATCAAGAATTCGCTCATCTACGCTGTTTCCTCGGCCTCGCTCGACCTCGTCCTCGGGTTCTGCGTGGCCTACATGCTGGCTCGAGAGAACTTCCGCGGGAAAAACCTCCTCGATATCATGGCCATGATCCCCCTGGCCCTTCCCGGCCTCGTGCTCGCCTTTGCTTACTTCGTGGCCTTCAGCCGCCCGGTCTTCCCCGAATCATGGACGGACTGGAACGCGGCCTGGCTCACCCTCTTCGACCCGCGCAAAAACCCCACCCTTTTGCTGGTCATCGCCTACGCCATCCACCGCCTGCCCTATATTGTCCGTGCCGCCTACGCCGGATTCCAGCAAACCCACGTTTCCCTCGAGGAAGCCTCGGCCAACCTGGGTGCCACCCCGTGGAAAACGCTGTTGCAGATCAGTCTGCCCCTGCTCAGCGCCAACCTCATCGCCGGCACCATCCTGACCTTCTCCTTCGCCATGCTCGATGTCAGCAACGGCATGATCCTTGCGCAAGAGACTGTCTTCTACCCCGTGACCAAAGCCGTTTACATGCTCATGGGCCGCATCACCCCCACCGCCCCGTCGATCGCCTGCGCCCTCGGCGTCCTGGCCATGGGACTCCTGGCCGCCTGCCTCTTCGGCGCCTCCAAACTCCTCGGACAAAAGATGGGGCAGCTCTTCAAGGCGTGA
- a CDS encoding AbrB/MazE/SpoVT family DNA-binding domain-containing protein, with translation MIAKITSKRQVTFPARVLDAMGVGPGDRLEIQPTSGGFLLRARRVDATKLAPLRGHLRKGQGTFDIQTFRRQPHDRALRD, from the coding sequence ATGATCGCCAAAATCACCAGCAAACGCCAGGTGACCTTCCCAGCACGGGTGCTCGACGCCATGGGCGTGGGCCCCGGGGACCGGCTCGAAATCCAACCCACCTCCGGCGGCTTCCTCCTCCGTGCCCGCCGCGTCGATGCCACCAAGCTCGCCCCCCTCCGCGGCCACTTGCGCAAGGGTCAGGGCACCTTCGACATCCAGACCTTCCGACGCCAACCGCATGACCGCGCCCTACGGGATTGA
- a CDS encoding PIN domain-containing protein, with translation MTAPYGIDTSILVRLLTGDPEEGYRKTVRALERLLAQAPDAEILASNQVIGEAYISLQHHYGVSKEDARAAFLTLFSSGLIAPLNGLSVRELLEAQGGCGLLDRLIADDYQQRGLTVLTLDKAMSRLPDVALL, from the coding sequence ATGACCGCGCCCTACGGGATTGATACTTCCATCCTCGTCCGCCTTCTGACTGGCGATCCCGAGGAAGGCTACCGCAAGACAGTCCGCGCTCTGGAACGCTTACTCGCCCAGGCGCCTGATGCCGAAATTCTCGCCTCCAACCAAGTCATCGGCGAAGCCTACATCTCCCTACAGCACCACTACGGAGTCTCCAAGGAAGACGCCCGCGCCGCATTCCTCACCCTCTTTTCCAGCGGCCTCATCGCACCCCTCAATGGATTGAGTGTCCGGGAACTGTTGGAAGCCCAGGGCGGTTGTGGTTTGCTCGACCGCCTGATCGCCGACGATTACCAGCAACGCGGATTAACGGTCCTGACCTTGGACAAGGCCATGTCCCGCCTG